The Rudaeicoccus suwonensis DNA window TCATGACCGGACGGAAGCGGCCCTGAGTGAAGTCGGCCGGCTCGGAGGTCGCCGCCTTCAACCGCAGCAACTGCTTGGGGGTGAAGACGATCAGCGGCTTGCGCGGGCGGGCGGCCGCCTGCCGACGCAGCAGGTGGAAGTACGACGCGGGCGTCGAGGGGTAGGCGATCGTCAGGTTGTCCTCCGCGAACAACTGCAGGAATCTCTCGATGCGCGCCGAGGAGTGGTCGGCGCCCTGGCCCTCGTAGCCGTGCGGAAGCAGCAGCACCACAGAGGAACGCTGCGCCCACTTCTGCTCGGAGGAGCTGATGAACTCGTCGATGATCGTCTGGGCGCCGTCGGCGAAGTCACCGAACTGGGCCTCCCACATGACCAGCGCATCCGGGCGCTCGACCGAGTAGCCGTATTCGAAGCCCATGGCCGCGTATTCGGACAGCAGGGAGTCGTAGACCCAGAACCACGCCTGGTCGGCCGAGAGGTACCGCAGCGGGGTCCACTCGTTGCCGTTGGTGTGGTCGATGAGCACGGAGTGGCGTTGCACGAAGGTGCCACGGCGGCTGTCCTGACCCGCCAGGCGCACCGGAGTGCCCTCCATGAGCAGGGAGCCGATGGCTGCAAGTTCGCCCATGGCCCAGTCGATTCCGCCTTCGCGCACCATCGCCGCGCGGCGTTCCATCAGCTTGGCCAGCTTCGGGTGGACCGTGAAGCCCTCCGGCGGCTTGACCCAGGTGTCACCGATCGTGAGCAGCGCGGTGTCGCTGATGGCGGTGTCGGTCGCGCTGCCGTCGGCGCGCTCGTCGTCCTCCTGCTGCGCCGACGGGCGCTCCAGACCGCCGTGGCCCTCGGCGTCGGTGCCGGCCGAGCTGTCGGGACTCGAGGGAGCCGCCACTTCGGCCTTGGCGGCCTTGGTCTCGGCGAACACCCGCTCCAGCTGCGCCTGGTAGTCCTTCAGCGCGGCTTCGGCCTGCTCGACCGAGATGTCGCCGCGGCCGATGAGGGCCTCGGTGTAGAGCTTGCGGACGCTGCGCTTGGCCTCGATGAGCTTGTACATCATCGGCTGGGTCATCGAGGGGTCGTCGCCCTCGTTGTGCCCGCGACGGCGGTAGCAGACCATGTCGATGACCACGTCGCGGTGGAACTTCTGGCGGTACTCGTAGGCCAGTGCGGCCACGCCGACGCACGCCTCCGGGTCGTCGCCGTTGACGTGGAAGATCGGTGCCTGGATCATCCGCGCGACATCCGTGCTGTATGTCGAACTGCGTGCCTGGCCCGGCGACGTCGTGAAGCCGACCTGGTTGTTGACGACGATGTGGATCGTGCCGCCGGTGCGGTAACCGCGCAACTGCGACAGGTTCAGCGTCTCGGCCACGATGCCCTGACCGGCGAACGCGGCGTCGCCGTGCATCAGGATCGGCAGGACGGTGAAGGCGGTGCCTGCCAGGTTGATGCGGTCCTGCTTCGCGCGGGCGATGCCCTCCAGCACGGGGTTGACGGCCTCGAGGTGGGAGGGGTTCGCCGCCAGGTAGACCTTGGTGGTGTTGCCCTCGTCCGAGGTGAACTCGCCCTCGGTGCCCAAGTGATACTTCACGTCACCCGAGCCCTGCACGGACTTCGGGTCCTGCTTTCCCTCGAACTCGCGGAAGATCTGCCCGTACGACTTGCCGGCGATGTTCGCCAGCACGTTGAGGCGACCACGGTGCGGCATACCGATCGTGACTTCGTCCATGCCGTCGTTGGCAGCCTCCGACAGCAGCCGGTCGAGCATGGCGATGACCGACTCGCCGCCCTCGAGGGAGAAGCGCTTCTGGCCGACGAACTTGGTCTGCAAGAAGGTCTCGAAGGCCTCGGCGGCGTTCAGGCGTCGCAGGATTCGCAACTGCTCGGCAGAGGACTGCTTCTCGTAACCGCGCTCGACCTTGGACTGCACCCAGGCACGTTGTTCGGGATCCTGGATGTGCATGTACTCGATGCCGATCGAGCGGCAGTAGGCGTCGCGCAGAATGCCCAGAATCTTGCGCAGCTTGAGGAAGGGCTCACCCCCGAAGCCGCCGGTGGCGAACGAACGGTCGAGGTCCCACAACGTCAGTCCGTGGTTGGTGACGTCGAGGTCGGCGTGCCGGCGCTGCTTGTATTCCAGCGGGTCGGTGTCGGCCATGAGGTGGCCGCGCACGCGGTACGCGTGAATGAGCTCTTGCACACGGGCGACCTTGTTGATGTCGTCGTCGTGGCTGACATCGATGTCCTGCACCCAGCGGATGGGCTCGTACGGAATCTTCAAGGACGTGAAGATCTCGTCGTAGAAGCCGTTCTCACCGAGCAGCAACTGATGGACCACGCGCAGGAACTCGCCGGACACGGCACCTTGGATGATGCGGTGGTCATAGGTCGAGGTCAGCGTCAGGATCTTGCTGACGGCGTTTCGGTTGAGCGTGTCGTTGCTGGCGCCCTGCCACTCGGCGGGGTACTCGAGCGCACCGACGCCGATGATCGCGCCCGCGCCCTTCATCAGTCGCGGCACCGAGTGCACAGTGCCGATGCCACCGGGGTTGGTCAGGCTGATGGTGGTGCCTGCGTAGTCGTCGACGGTGAGCTTGTTGTTGCGCGCCTTACGGACCATCTCCTCGTAGGCGGTCCAGAACTGCGCGAAATCCATCGCCTCGGCGCCCTTGATGCTCGGCACGACCAGAGCGCGGCTGCCGTCATCCTTCTGCAGGTCGATGGCGAGGCCGAAGTTGACATGTCCGGGCTTGACCAGGCTCGGTTTGCCCTTGTCGTCCTCGATCAGGGAGTTGTTCATGTCGGGGACGACGGTCAGCGCCTTGAGGATGGCGTAACCGATGATGTGGGTGAAACTGACCTTGCCGCCGCGACTGCGGGACAGATGGTTGTTGATGACGATGCGGTTGTCGATGAGCAGTTTCGCCGGCACCGCGCGCACGCTCGTGGCGGTCGGCACCTCGAGGCTGGCTTCCATGTTGGTGACGATCCGGGCGGCGACACCGCGCAACGGGATGGTTTGGTCCTCGGCGGGCTCGACCGAGGGGGCTGCGCCGCTGCCGGCATCGCGGGAGATGAGTCGACCGTTGGACAGCTCGGCGGACTTCGGGTCGATCGTCGCGGGCAACGACTTCGTCGACTCGCTGGCGACGGAACGGTGCGTACTGTCGGTGGCGGGTGCCGCAGCTGGTGCGGGAGTGGACTCTTTGGCCGGAGCGGCCGGTGTCGCAGTCGGAGTGGTGGCGCCGTTGGTTGCGGCCGGCGCCTCGGTCGTCTTCGTCGTGGTCGTCGCACCGCTGCCGTTGGAGGACTCCGGGTGGAAGTCGGCGAAGAAACTCCACCACGCCTTGTCCACGGAGTTCTTGTCCTCGAGATACTGCTGGTACAGCTGGTCCACCAGCCACTCGTTGGGTCCGAACGTCGCGAGTGGGTCTGACGACTGCGGTGACACGCGAATGCGCCTCTTTCATCGGGATTCGGCACGGTATCGATCCGGCCGATCGATCGGTGCCCGGAGGCGGCTGTTCCGACCGGCTGCATCGTCCCGGCAAGGTTGTTGTTCAGTGCGGAAACAGGGCTCAGCGTGATGGACGCACACGAGAGTCGTGAATCCTGTGATCAGCCTATCTCGCAGACCGGATGCCTTGAACTGCGTATCAGCGGTCAGTACGCACCGTCGCGCTGCAGAACCGCTCGGACCGTGCGGATCATGATCGAGATGTCGCCGACCACGGACCAGTTCTCGACGTAATAGAGGTCTTTCTGGACGGTTTCCTCCCAGGTGAGATTGGATCGTCCGCCCACCTGCCACGGTCCGGTCACACCAG harbors:
- a CDS encoding multifunctional oxoglutarate decarboxylase/oxoglutarate dehydrogenase thiamine pyrophosphate-binding subunit/dihydrolipoyllysine-residue succinyltransferase subunit, which produces MDQLYQQYLEDKNSVDKAWWSFFADFHPESSNGSGATTTTKTTEAPAATNGATTPTATPAAPAKESTPAPAAAPATDSTHRSVASESTKSLPATIDPKSAELSNGRLISRDAGSGAAPSVEPAEDQTIPLRGVAARIVTNMEASLEVPTATSVRAVPAKLLIDNRIVINNHLSRSRGGKVSFTHIIGYAILKALTVVPDMNNSLIEDDKGKPSLVKPGHVNFGLAIDLQKDDGSRALVVPSIKGAEAMDFAQFWTAYEEMVRKARNNKLTVDDYAGTTISLTNPGGIGTVHSVPRLMKGAGAIIGVGALEYPAEWQGASNDTLNRNAVSKILTLTSTYDHRIIQGAVSGEFLRVVHQLLLGENGFYDEIFTSLKIPYEPIRWVQDIDVSHDDDINKVARVQELIHAYRVRGHLMADTDPLEYKQRRHADLDVTNHGLTLWDLDRSFATGGFGGEPFLKLRKILGILRDAYCRSIGIEYMHIQDPEQRAWVQSKVERGYEKQSSAEQLRILRRLNAAEAFETFLQTKFVGQKRFSLEGGESVIAMLDRLLSEAANDGMDEVTIGMPHRGRLNVLANIAGKSYGQIFREFEGKQDPKSVQGSGDVKYHLGTEGEFTSDEGNTTKVYLAANPSHLEAVNPVLEGIARAKQDRINLAGTAFTVLPILMHGDAAFAGQGIVAETLNLSQLRGYRTGGTIHIVVNNQVGFTTSPGQARSSTYSTDVARMIQAPIFHVNGDDPEACVGVAALAYEYRQKFHRDVVIDMVCYRRRGHNEGDDPSMTQPMMYKLIEAKRSVRKLYTEALIGRGDISVEQAEAALKDYQAQLERVFAETKAAKAEVAAPSSPDSSAGTDAEGHGGLERPSAQQEDDERADGSATDTAISDTALLTIGDTWVKPPEGFTVHPKLAKLMERRAAMVREGGIDWAMGELAAIGSLLMEGTPVRLAGQDSRRGTFVQRHSVLIDHTNGNEWTPLRYLSADQAWFWVYDSLLSEYAAMGFEYGYSVERPDALVMWEAQFGDFADGAQTIIDEFISSSEQKWAQRSSVVLLLPHGYEGQGADHSSARIERFLQLFAEDNLTIAYPSTPASYFHLLRRQAAARPRKPLIVFTPKQLLRLKAATSEPADFTQGRFRPVMSDHAKPAPEQVTRVLLASSRVVYDLEAERDKRGDTTTAILRVEQLAPIPAQELAQELAVYPNAEIVWVQDEPKNQGAWPFMALNLPELLSEQGEQRPLRVVCRPAAAAPATGSSKRHQAQNADLMARAFDR